One Paraglaciecola mesophila genomic region harbors:
- a CDS encoding prepilin peptidase: MDAIFQLMADSPLFFLSFVFIVSLMVGSFLNVVIYRLPVMMERSWKADFQAHFETDVSTLGSNTDQPESTPFNLIKPDSTCPKCQHKIRAWENIPVISWLLLRGKCSQCKNAISIRYPLIELGTALCSVWIAWHFGYSWSALAGIVMTWILVALIFIDIDTMLLPDQLTLPLLWMGLLFSIVNPAVTTADSIIGASVGYLSLWSVYWAFKLLTGKEGMGYGDFKLLAALGAWMGWQYLAIVVLMSSLVGAIIGISILSLQGKDKGQAIPFGPYLAIAGWLTLLYGDWISSQYWQWVGL, encoded by the coding sequence ATGGATGCTATTTTTCAGCTGATGGCTGACTCGCCACTATTTTTTCTCAGTTTTGTGTTCATCGTCAGTTTGATGGTAGGCAGCTTTTTGAACGTCGTGATCTATCGTTTACCCGTTATGATGGAACGAAGCTGGAAAGCGGACTTTCAAGCGCATTTTGAAACGGATGTATCTACGTTAGGCTCGAACACTGACCAGCCTGAGTCAACCCCCTTTAACCTGATTAAACCTGACTCTACCTGTCCTAAGTGCCAGCATAAAATTCGTGCGTGGGAAAATATCCCAGTAATAAGTTGGCTGCTGCTGCGAGGAAAATGCAGTCAATGTAAAAATGCTATTTCTATTCGTTACCCGCTTATCGAACTGGGTACAGCGCTTTGCTCAGTATGGATTGCTTGGCACTTTGGCTATTCTTGGTCTGCGCTAGCGGGCATTGTGATGACTTGGATCTTAGTGGCGCTGATTTTTATCGATATCGATACCATGCTATTGCCGGACCAACTTACCTTACCGCTACTGTGGATGGGGTTACTGTTTAGTATAGTGAATCCTGCCGTAACCACTGCCGACTCTATCATTGGGGCAAGTGTTGGGTACTTGAGTCTTTGGTCTGTGTACTGGGCGTTTAAGCTACTTACGGGCAAAGAGGGCATGGGCTATGGTGACTTTAAGTTGCTGGCTGCACTGGGCGCGTGGATGGGTTGGCAGTATTTAGCGATTGTGGTGTTAATGTCCTCTCTGGTTGGGGCAATTATCGGCATAAGTATATTGAGTTTGCAGGGCAAGGATAAAGGGCAGGCGATCCCGTTCGGTCCTTATTTAGCGATTGCGGGGTGGTTGACCTTGCTTTACGGGGATTGGATTTCGAGCCAATATTGGCAGTGGGTAGGATTATGA
- the coaE gene encoding dephospho-CoA kinase (Dephospho-CoA kinase (CoaE) performs the final step in coenzyme A biosynthesis.) — protein MSQFVVGVSGGIGSGKTTVTNAFAKLNVDIIDADVISRDVVAPGTKGLRAIVEKFGSGILDQGQCLNRRALREIIFSDEQAKSWLNALLHPLIRQETLRQTMDATSAYCMLSVPLLVENGSYKNVDRVLIVDVPESTQVTRSMARDKAEEALIKSIMASQASRQQRLEVADDVIDNSGNESELSKQVLALHQRYLQFANAVAQS, from the coding sequence ATGAGTCAGTTTGTTGTGGGCGTGAGTGGTGGTATTGGTAGTGGCAAAACAACCGTGACCAATGCATTCGCCAAACTAAATGTAGATATCATCGATGCAGATGTAATTTCTAGAGACGTTGTTGCCCCAGGGACTAAGGGCCTGCGTGCGATTGTCGAAAAGTTTGGCTCAGGGATATTGGATCAAGGCCAATGTTTGAATAGGCGAGCATTGCGAGAAATTATCTTCAGTGATGAGCAGGCCAAAAGTTGGTTAAACGCCTTATTGCATCCTTTGATTAGGCAAGAAACGTTGCGTCAGACCATGGATGCTACGTCAGCTTATTGTATGTTGAGCGTTCCATTACTGGTTGAAAACGGTAGTTACAAAAATGTCGACCGCGTTTTAATCGTCGATGTGCCCGAGTCGACTCAAGTGACCCGAAGCATGGCGCGAGACAAAGCAGAAGAAGCACTAATAAAATCTATTATGGCATCGCAAGCGAGCCGTCAACAACGACTTGAGGTTGCTGATGACGTGATAGATAATAGTGGTAACGAAAGTGAGTTGAGCAAACAAGTGCTAGCGCTTCATCAGCGTTATTTACAATTTGCCAACGCTGTCGCCCAGTCTTGA
- the zapD gene encoding cell division protein ZapD: MPQAIYEFPLNEKVRTYLRLEQLFQQLNQVKQATENWQYIHFLSSLFTLLDLLERLDLRTDVLKDIEAHEKNLVLWSQHPNIDNDALQSALQQILRLREELKSAKKFGADLKEDRFLAAIRQRFAIPGGTCSFDLPSLHYWLQQPHERIQNDIKGWMSEIDLIDRGLQIILAFLRERGRFNTIEAAKGFYQGIADDKNELIRVISATDQGYYPMLSGNKYRYAIRFMLFTPNMQGGTTVDEQVTCKLACC; this comes from the coding sequence ATGCCCCAAGCTATTTATGAATTTCCGCTCAACGAAAAGGTCAGAACATACCTGCGCCTAGAGCAACTTTTTCAACAATTAAATCAGGTGAAACAAGCCACCGAAAATTGGCAATACATCCATTTTTTATCTTCGTTGTTCACCTTACTAGATTTGCTCGAACGCTTGGATTTACGCACTGATGTATTGAAAGATATTGAAGCGCATGAGAAAAACTTAGTGTTATGGTCTCAACATCCGAATATTGATAATGATGCGTTGCAATCTGCGCTGCAACAAATTCTTCGGCTGCGCGAAGAGCTTAAAAGCGCCAAAAAATTTGGTGCCGATCTTAAGGAAGATCGATTTTTAGCGGCTATTCGTCAGCGCTTTGCGATACCTGGCGGAACGTGCAGTTTTGATTTACCCAGCCTGCATTACTGGTTACAACAACCTCACGAGCGTATTCAAAATGATATTAAAGGGTGGATGTCTGAGATTGATTTGATTGACCGAGGTTTACAAATCATTTTGGCATTTTTACGTGAACGAGGGCGCTTTAACACGATAGAAGCAGCTAAAGGGTTTTATCAAGGTATCGCAGATGACAAGAACGAGCTGATTCGGGTGATAAGTGCCACAGACCAAGGTTACTATCCTATGTTAAGCGGCAACAAATACCGCTACGCCATTCGCTTCATGTTGTTCACGCCAAATATGCAAGGTGGCACCACAGTTGATGAACAGGTGACCTGTAAGTTAGCCTGTTGTTAG
- the yacG gene encoding DNA gyrase inhibitor YacG produces MKVNCPSCKTSVEWNETSPFRPFCSKKCQLIDLGEWADEQKAIPCGPSKDAEMSQLPDIEEIEAMLSEQGDDFFKQ; encoded by the coding sequence ATGAAAGTCAATTGCCCGTCTTGTAAAACATCTGTTGAGTGGAATGAAACAAGTCCATTTAGGCCTTTTTGCAGTAAGAAATGTCAACTTATTGATCTAGGTGAGTGGGCTGATGAACAAAAAGCGATCCCTTGTGGTCCGTCGAAAGACGCAGAAATGTCACAGTTACCTGATATAGAAGAGATTGAAGCGATGCTCAGTGAGCAAGGGGATGACTTTTTTAAACAGTGA
- a CDS encoding glutathione peroxidase — protein MSNPNFADKTGQRVPDVTFPIRVNDEWEKRTTDEIFSGKTVVVFSLPGAFTPTCSSTHLPRYNELAKVFKANGVDEIVCVSVNDTFVMNAWAQDQEAQNISLLPDGNCEFTDGMGLLVDKADLGFGKRSWRYSMLVKDGVVDKMFIEPDLPGDPFEVSDADTMLEYIAPNATKPAPAAIFTKPGCPFCTKAKALLTEKGYEFEELVMGKEITFTGMKAISGNDTWPQVFINGQHIGGSDDLATFLNK, from the coding sequence ATGTCTAATCCAAACTTTGCAGATAAAACAGGTCAACGTGTCCCTGATGTGACTTTCCCAATTCGCGTGAATGACGAATGGGAAAAACGCACTACAGATGAAATTTTTTCTGGTAAAACTGTCGTAGTATTCTCACTTCCAGGTGCGTTTACGCCAACGTGTTCTTCAACACATTTACCGCGTTACAATGAACTTGCGAAAGTATTTAAAGCCAATGGCGTTGATGAAATCGTATGTGTTTCGGTAAACGATACCTTTGTTATGAATGCTTGGGCACAAGACCAAGAAGCACAAAACATTAGCTTGTTGCCTGATGGTAACTGTGAGTTTACCGATGGTATGGGTTTATTAGTAGATAAAGCGGACCTTGGTTTCGGCAAGCGTAGCTGGCGTTATTCTATGTTGGTAAAAGACGGTGTAGTAGACAAAATGTTTATTGAGCCTGATTTACCGGGTGACCCGTTTGAAGTATCTGATGCTGATACTATGCTGGAATACATTGCGCCTAATGCAACGAAACCAGCACCAGCGGCAATTTTTACCAAGCCAGGCTGCCCGTTCTGTACCAAAGCCAAAGCATTGCTAACGGAAAAAGGCTATGAGTTTGAAGAGCTCGTCATGGGTAAAGAGATCACTTTCACAGGTATGAAAGCGATTTCCGGCAATGATACTTGGCCACAGGTCTTTATTAATGGCCAACACATTGGTGGCAGTGATGATCTAGCTACGTTTCTTAATAAATAA
- a CDS encoding alpha/beta hydrolase has translation MRLIHSVFLPLLTVIISASFASHADTSLDTGLTQFDHLYQTELGDVVSCQSQTESRHATCSSQLKNEGNAPFVLHHAHKTQKVFVLFHGLSDSPFFLTTVAQAIHSQGYNVLVALLPGHGKKNADQDMQDPELAMRWRNNVQEMIALAPEFGEQLYLGGFSTGGALSAQYILEHPGEVKGLLLFSGALALDSSVETMASIWGIKWLAKTLDGDYQSIGPNPFKYPSVARYSAFQLTDVIFSVRDLMKQQKPLDIAIFAAHSEADNTTPISGVKELMAYNKGENTLFLVDKKFAVCHADVVVNEAQIKQMNFDESQVAEILPCSIPSANPQHAEMLEAMNAFIRQH, from the coding sequence ATGAGATTGATTCATTCAGTATTTTTACCCCTTTTAACCGTCATCATTAGCGCTTCGTTCGCGTCCCATGCGGATACCTCGCTCGACACTGGTTTAACTCAATTTGATCACTTGTATCAGACTGAGCTCGGTGACGTAGTGAGCTGTCAATCTCAAACCGAATCGCGTCATGCTACCTGCTCGAGTCAATTGAAAAACGAAGGGAACGCTCCCTTTGTGCTGCATCACGCTCATAAAACACAAAAAGTATTCGTGCTTTTTCATGGCCTGAGTGATTCACCTTTTTTTCTAACAACAGTGGCACAAGCTATACATAGCCAAGGCTACAACGTTTTAGTCGCACTTTTACCAGGACATGGTAAAAAAAATGCGGACCAAGATATGCAAGATCCAGAATTGGCGATGCGTTGGCGCAACAACGTACAAGAAATGATTGCTCTGGCTCCTGAGTTTGGCGAGCAGTTGTATTTAGGGGGCTTTTCAACTGGTGGGGCCTTGTCTGCACAATACATTCTAGAACATCCGGGGGAAGTGAAAGGGTTATTGCTTTTTTCAGGTGCGCTGGCCCTAGACTCAAGCGTAGAAACCATGGCAAGCATTTGGGGGATCAAGTGGTTAGCCAAAACATTAGATGGGGATTATCAATCGATTGGCCCTAACCCATTTAAGTATCCCAGTGTGGCGCGTTATTCAGCATTTCAGTTGACCGACGTCATATTCTCGGTACGTGATTTGATGAAGCAGCAAAAACCGCTAGATATTGCCATTTTCGCGGCGCACTCTGAAGCTGATAACACTACACCTATTTCTGGTGTCAAAGAGTTAATGGCATACAATAAAGGGGAGAATACCTTGTTTCTTGTGGATAAAAAGTTTGCTGTGTGTCATGCCGACGTTGTGGTAAATGAAGCACAAATTAAACAGATGAATTTTGATGAAAGCCAAGTGGCTGAGATTTTACCTTGCAGTATTCCAAGTGCGAACCCTCAGCATGCAGAAATGCTTGAAGCCATGAACGCGTTTATTCGACAACATTAA
- a CDS encoding glutathione S-transferase family protein gives MYTLYGSEVSLYTGKIRAYLRFKQLPFKEVLSTIGVYKKIIRPNTGVTFIPVVKTPHGQYLQDTARIIEYLEIHNPQRTVIPPGSTQKLVSELFALWSDEWLVIPAMHYRWNKDNFPFIYQEFGQVVAPKFPRFIRAYFGKKLAKKFSGFVPILGITSQTIPSIENWYENTVLHHLNRHFAVHDYLLGSRPCVGDFALMGPLYAHLYRDPAPGKVMQRKAPHVVAWVERMNQTNVQLGEFITDDDIPDTLLPLLQNMFDQQWPVLSDTASKLSEWRATHCDEQLIPRSIGQHSFNFDGVSAQRAIASFHQYKLQRVLDTFQQFNEDDKERSLALLDRVGGKQYIQMNVQVRVAMVNNKLVFA, from the coding sequence ATGTATACTTTGTATGGCTCTGAAGTGTCTCTTTATACGGGAAAAATTCGCGCTTATTTACGTTTTAAGCAACTGCCTTTCAAAGAGGTGCTATCCACTATTGGTGTTTATAAAAAAATAATACGTCCTAATACAGGTGTAACCTTTATCCCCGTTGTGAAAACACCTCACGGCCAATACCTACAAGATACCGCACGTATTATCGAATATTTAGAAATACATAATCCACAAAGAACGGTTATTCCACCCGGCTCTACACAGAAGTTAGTCAGTGAATTATTTGCTTTATGGAGTGACGAATGGTTGGTTATCCCAGCAATGCATTATCGCTGGAATAAAGATAACTTCCCCTTTATCTATCAAGAATTTGGCCAAGTGGTCGCCCCTAAATTTCCTCGTTTTATTCGGGCGTATTTTGGTAAAAAATTGGCGAAAAAATTCAGTGGTTTTGTTCCTATATTAGGTATCACGTCTCAAACCATTCCCAGCATAGAGAACTGGTATGAAAACACCGTATTGCATCATTTGAATCGCCATTTTGCTGTACATGACTATTTATTGGGCAGTCGCCCGTGTGTCGGGGATTTTGCATTAATGGGGCCGTTATACGCTCACTTATATCGAGATCCTGCTCCAGGCAAGGTAATGCAACGTAAAGCACCCCATGTAGTGGCTTGGGTTGAGCGAATGAATCAAACAAATGTGCAGTTAGGGGAGTTTATCACTGACGATGATATTCCTGATACTTTGTTGCCTTTGCTGCAAAATATGTTTGATCAACAATGGCCCGTACTAAGTGATACAGCGAGTAAACTGAGTGAGTGGCGAGCAACCCATTGTGATGAACAATTGATTCCTCGTAGTATCGGGCAACACAGCTTTAATTTTGACGGGGTTTCAGCGCAACGAGCAATAGCTAGTTTTCATCAGTACAAGTTGCAAAGGGTGTTAGACACATTCCAACAATTTAATGAAGATGACAAAGAAAGATCTCTGGCTTTGTTAGATAGGGTGGGCGGCAAGCAATATATACAAATGAACGTACAGGTCAGAGTTGCAATGGTGAATAACAAGCTCGTTTTTGCTTAA
- a CDS encoding sensor histidine kinase encodes MATDIFKSQVLDALLSKSSSGVSSLVILLQDTLESQYTVLWRTEQYVSVSVELAITTPPRLIDAILALNDTQAKSAPHCVLKHRRSELTTKISQNADWAQLHSCATDLAIENCLALPITDNVQSVLGVVTLFNIVRTELTEQQQKRIEILCSALSQLLQQASSERQLKSLQDAHNARAAEQRVELNESNLLLKKAITQRNRIQEQLVEMESMAALTTMLSSLTHEMNTPLGAAITATSHLQALSTLSESKFENSNLKKSDLKKLYQETTDSLAIVQRNVLRADQLMRNFEQLVKDQHYHTSREVNLCHYMTEVLLSLKPKLKTTQHRFCLDVPSDLTLVCHPGAIGQVLTHLILNSIEHAFTNDQAGKISIQAYKTQVDSGASLTIIYSDNGQGMEPERIANLYKPFFSLVNGSSENGLGMHICYNIVVKLLKGTIDCHSSANNGVHFEINVPLNTNPH; translated from the coding sequence TTGGCGACTGATATCTTCAAATCACAAGTGCTCGATGCCCTTCTGTCTAAAAGCTCATCTGGTGTAAGTAGCTTGGTCATCTTGCTGCAAGACACCCTAGAGTCGCAATACACTGTGTTATGGCGCACAGAACAATACGTTAGTGTGTCAGTTGAACTCGCTATAACAACTCCCCCTAGACTAATCGACGCTATTTTGGCGTTAAACGATACCCAAGCGAAAAGTGCGCCTCATTGCGTGCTTAAACACAGGCGCAGTGAACTAACAACGAAAATAAGCCAAAATGCAGATTGGGCCCAACTGCATAGCTGTGCAACTGATTTAGCCATTGAAAACTGTTTAGCACTGCCAATTACAGACAACGTACAAAGCGTACTGGGCGTGGTTACCCTATTTAACATCGTACGCACAGAACTGACAGAGCAACAACAAAAACGTATAGAGATACTGTGTTCTGCTCTTTCTCAGTTACTTCAGCAAGCTTCCTCTGAGCGACAATTAAAATCACTGCAGGATGCCCATAACGCTCGCGCTGCTGAGCAAAGAGTTGAACTGAATGAATCGAACTTATTGCTCAAAAAAGCCATTACTCAACGCAATCGCATTCAAGAACAATTAGTTGAAATGGAAAGCATGGCCGCGTTAACCACTATGCTATCTAGCTTAACCCATGAGATGAACACGCCTTTAGGGGCTGCCATCACTGCCACTTCGCATTTGCAGGCATTGAGCACTCTATCTGAGTCGAAATTTGAAAATAGCAATCTTAAAAAGTCTGATTTGAAAAAGCTTTACCAAGAAACAACAGACTCGCTTGCTATCGTACAGCGCAATGTATTGCGCGCAGATCAACTCATGCGTAATTTCGAGCAGCTAGTTAAAGATCAGCATTATCACACTTCTCGTGAGGTAAATCTTTGCCATTATATGACAGAGGTATTGTTGTCCCTAAAACCAAAACTAAAAACGACCCAGCACCGATTTTGTTTAGATGTTCCCAGTGATTTAACGCTAGTGTGTCACCCAGGCGCAATTGGCCAAGTATTAACACATTTAATTTTAAACTCGATTGAACATGCATTCACAAACGATCAGGCTGGAAAAATCAGTATTCAAGCATACAAAACACAGGTTGATTCTGGCGCTTCTTTGACCATTATTTATTCAGATAATGGGCAAGGTATGGAGCCAGAGCGTATCGCTAATCTGTATAAGCCGTTTTTCAGCTTAGTTAACGGAAGTAGCGAAAATGGATTAGGTATGCATATTTGCTACAACATAGTAGTAAAGCTGCTAAAAGGTACGATTGATTGCCACTCTTCAGCAAATAATGGTGTGCATTTTGAAATTAATGTTCCATTAAATACCAATCCGCATTAA
- a CDS encoding 16S rRNA (uracil(1498)-N(3))-methyltransferase, translating to MRISRIYHPGTLHSDQELELTPDASNHVANVLRSKVGQPVVLFNGDGNEYSGEFIDVSKRKVRVQIDAKLSMSLESPLSIHLGQGVSRGDRMDLVLQKSVELGVAEITPLITERCGVKLDPQRWQKKHAQWQKIIIAACEQCGRNVIPTLHMPTEFQNWINQSTPALRLTLHPRAEKSFRHMAVGNDGVRLLIGPEGGFSDQELYQTEQGGFHTVQIGPRVLRTETAAITAISVLQAIYGDL from the coding sequence ATGCGAATTTCAAGAATTTACCACCCTGGCACTCTGCACTCAGATCAAGAACTGGAATTAACACCCGATGCCAGTAACCACGTTGCTAACGTTTTACGCTCAAAAGTCGGTCAACCCGTTGTACTCTTTAATGGCGATGGCAATGAATACAGCGGTGAATTTATTGATGTTTCAAAGCGAAAAGTGCGAGTGCAAATTGACGCAAAACTCAGCATGAGCCTTGAGTCCCCATTAAGTATCCATTTAGGGCAAGGTGTTTCACGGGGCGATAGAATGGATTTAGTGCTGCAAAAGTCAGTTGAACTCGGAGTAGCAGAAATAACACCACTTATCACCGAGCGCTGCGGCGTAAAGCTAGACCCACAACGCTGGCAAAAAAAACATGCCCAGTGGCAAAAAATTATCATCGCTGCATGTGAACAGTGCGGACGAAATGTTATCCCGACCCTGCACATGCCCACTGAATTTCAAAACTGGATAAATCAATCCACTCCAGCGCTACGCTTAACACTGCACCCTAGAGCCGAAAAGAGCTTTCGTCATATGGCAGTAGGAAATGACGGCGTGAGGCTGCTTATTGGCCCAGAAGGAGGTTTTTCAGATCAAGAGTTGTACCAAACAGAGCAAGGTGGATTCCATACGGTACAAATAGGGCCACGCGTATTGCGAACAGAAACTGCGGCGATCACCGCGATTAGCGTCCTTCAAGCGATTTATGGCGACTTGTAA
- a CDS encoding mechanosensitive ion channel family protein, which produces MFEFDSEQMSQMMDTYVIPWGINIVMAILIYIVGKIVVGIIINVFGKIMQRSKYDDMLVDFIKAILNAILMLFVIIASLNELGVDTTSLVAILGAAGLAIGLSLQGSLQNFAAGVMLLVFRPFKAGDFVEAGGAAGVVKSISIFTTIMTSGDNKEIIVPNGQIYSGTITNYSAKETRRVDMVVGIGYDADLKRAKEVLKELAAADSRILQDPAPTIAVAELADSSVNFVVRPWVKSADFWAVKFDFTEAVKLRFDQEGISIPFPQMDVHLHKDAE; this is translated from the coding sequence ATGTTTGAATTTGACTCAGAACAGATGTCCCAAATGATGGACACTTACGTAATTCCTTGGGGAATTAATATCGTAATGGCTATCTTAATTTATATCGTGGGTAAAATAGTTGTTGGCATTATTATTAACGTGTTCGGTAAGATAATGCAGCGTTCTAAATATGACGATATGTTGGTTGACTTTATCAAAGCGATATTGAACGCGATACTCATGCTGTTCGTTATCATCGCATCGTTAAATGAACTAGGTGTTGATACAACGTCTCTTGTCGCCATTTTAGGTGCCGCTGGTTTAGCCATTGGTTTATCTTTACAAGGTTCATTACAAAACTTCGCTGCTGGCGTGATGTTATTGGTATTTCGTCCATTTAAAGCAGGTGACTTTGTTGAAGCGGGCGGTGCAGCTGGTGTAGTTAAAAGCATCAGTATCTTCACGACTATTATGACCAGTGGTGATAATAAAGAAATTATCGTACCTAATGGGCAAATTTATAGTGGCACTATCACTAATTACTCTGCGAAAGAAACACGCCGTGTTGATATGGTAGTGGGTATTGGTTACGACGCCGATCTTAAGCGCGCTAAAGAAGTGTTAAAAGAACTAGCCGCAGCAGACTCTCGCATACTTCAGGACCCAGCGCCGACAATTGCCGTTGCTGAGCTTGCTGATAGCAGTGTTAATTTTGTCGTACGCCCTTGGGTGAAATCAGCAGATTTCTGGGCAGTTAAATTCGACTTTACTGAAGCGGTTAAACTTCGCTTCGACCAAGAAGGTATCTCTATTCCATTCCCGCAAATGGATGTGCATCTTCACAAAGACGCAGAATAA
- a CDS encoding M48 family metallopeptidase, protein MTYSLNKVLTTVCVSTLLLTSCAKSPLGRNQLKLYSSDQLANMGQQTFDGMKSEQKVSKTPVTNQFVSCVADAITKHVPQSVFSGEWELVVFDEPQVNAFALPGGKIGVYTGLLDVAENQDQLAAVIGHEIGHVIAEHGNERMSSSTLIGIGMEATNQLLQANQIANNNMIMAAIGMGVQVGVQLPFSRTHETEADLIGLQLMAKSGFNPQQSVNLWENMDKASGDNRQAEILSTHPAPQSRIEKLSENMAPALAMYRQTSERPQCKKS, encoded by the coding sequence ATGACATATTCGTTAAATAAAGTACTCACCACTGTCTGTGTATCCACATTACTATTAACGAGCTGTGCTAAATCACCATTAGGGCGCAACCAACTCAAGCTGTATTCGTCTGATCAGTTAGCCAATATGGGCCAACAAACCTTTGATGGTATGAAATCAGAGCAAAAAGTATCGAAAACCCCAGTCACTAATCAGTTCGTATCCTGTGTGGCCGATGCCATTACCAAGCACGTGCCTCAATCTGTGTTTTCTGGTGAATGGGAGCTGGTGGTATTTGACGAGCCACAGGTCAACGCTTTTGCGCTTCCAGGGGGTAAAATTGGCGTTTATACCGGATTACTCGACGTGGCAGAAAACCAAGATCAGTTGGCTGCGGTTATCGGACATGAAATCGGCCATGTTATCGCTGAGCACGGTAATGAGCGCATGTCTAGTAGTACCTTGATTGGCATAGGTATGGAAGCAACTAATCAGTTACTGCAAGCCAATCAAATTGCCAATAACAATATGATCATGGCAGCCATTGGCATGGGTGTACAAGTAGGGGTTCAATTACCTTTTAGCCGGACGCACGAAACCGAAGCAGACTTGATTGGTTTACAGTTAATGGCAAAATCAGGCTTTAATCCCCAGCAATCAGTCAATTTGTGGGAAAACATGGACAAAGCTAGCGGCGATAACCGTCAAGCAGAAATCTTATCAACCCACCCTGCTCCGCAAAGCAGAATAGAAAAGTTAAGTGAAAACATGGCACCCGCTTTGGCAATGTACCGCCAGACGAGTGAACGACCACAGTGTAAAAAGTCCTAG
- the metK gene encoding methionine adenosyltransferase, producing MTKHLFTSESVSEGHPDKIADQISDAVLDAILAQDPKARVACETYVKTGMVMVGGEVTTNAWVDIEELTRNTVREIGYTHSDMGFDADSCAVLNAIGKQSPDINQGVDRTRPEDQGAGDQGLMFGYASDETDVLMPAPVTYAHRLVKRQAEIRKNGQLDWLRPDAKSQVTFVYEDNVPVGIDAVVLSTQHCDSVSTEQLREAVMEEIIKPVLPAKWLTAQTKYFINPTGRFVIGGPMGDCGLTGRKIIVDTYGGMARHGGGAFSGKDPSKVDRSAAYAGRYVAKNIVAAGLAKRCEIQISYAIGVAEPTSINVETFGTAQVSDEALTALVREHFELRPYGLIKMLDLERPIYQATAAYGHFGREEFPWEKTDKAEALRAAANL from the coding sequence ATGACTAAGCATCTTTTTACTTCTGAGTCGGTATCCGAAGGGCACCCAGATAAAATTGCAGATCAAATCTCTGACGCGGTACTTGATGCCATTCTAGCCCAAGATCCCAAAGCTCGGGTTGCTTGCGAAACATACGTAAAAACTGGCATGGTCATGGTAGGCGGTGAAGTCACAACCAATGCATGGGTTGATATCGAAGAACTCACTCGCAATACCGTTCGTGAAATAGGCTACACCCATTCAGATATGGGTTTTGATGCAGATTCATGTGCTGTTTTAAATGCTATCGGCAAGCAATCACCTGACATTAACCAAGGCGTAGATCGCACACGCCCTGAAGATCAAGGCGCTGGAGATCAGGGGTTAATGTTCGGTTACGCCAGTGACGAAACAGACGTATTGATGCCTGCACCTGTAACTTACGCACATCGCTTAGTAAAACGTCAAGCTGAAATCCGTAAAAACGGTCAACTAGATTGGTTGCGTCCTGACGCAAAGAGTCAAGTTACCTTCGTTTACGAAGACAACGTACCTGTCGGCATCGATGCGGTTGTACTATCAACTCAGCATTGTGATTCTGTTAGTACTGAGCAGTTACGTGAAGCCGTCATGGAAGAAATCATTAAGCCCGTCTTACCCGCTAAATGGCTCACAGCACAAACAAAATACTTTATTAATCCTACGGGTCGATTCGTGATTGGTGGCCCAATGGGTGACTGTGGCCTGACGGGACGTAAAATTATTGTTGATACATACGGCGGTATGGCGCGTCATGGCGGCGGTGCGTTTTCGGGTAAGGATCCATCAAAAGTAGACCGTAGCGCTGCTTATGCCGGACGCTATGTAGCGAAAAACATAGTCGCAGCGGGTCTAGCAAAACGTTGTGAAATTCAAATTTCTTATGCTATTGGGGTAGCAGAGCCCACTTCGATCAACGTTGAAACCTTTGGAACGGCTCAAGTATCAGATGAAGCTTTGACAGCATTGGTACGCGAGCACTTTGAGCTTCGTCCTTACGGTTTAATCAAAATGCTTGATTTAGAGCGCCCTATTTACCAAGCTACTGCTGCCTATGGCCACTTTGGCCGCGAAGAGTTTCCTTGGGAAAAAACCGACAAGGCCGAGGCCTTGCGTGCAGCTGCTAATTTGTAG